Proteins encoded within one genomic window of Mycolicibacterium aubagnense:
- a CDS encoding DoxX family protein codes for MAVLLALVLGSLAARGAGWLGVSYVDSWPGAIAVGLALMFTMTGVAHFVPRMRRDMIAIVPPRLPSPELLVTITGALELLGAVGLLYPPTRIAAATCLFLLMLAMFPANIYASQMPDTPPSMTANLCVRSVEEVVYLAAAVFVAVRGG; via the coding sequence ATGGCCGTTCTTCTCGCTCTCGTGCTGGGCAGTTTGGCCGCCCGCGGCGCCGGCTGGCTCGGCGTCAGCTACGTCGACAGCTGGCCCGGTGCCATCGCGGTCGGCCTGGCGCTGATGTTCACGATGACCGGCGTCGCCCACTTCGTACCGCGCATGCGTCGGGACATGATCGCGATCGTCCCGCCCCGGCTCCCGTCGCCCGAGCTGTTGGTGACGATCACGGGCGCGCTGGAACTCCTCGGCGCGGTCGGGCTGCTGTACCCACCTACTCGCATCGCCGCGGCGACCTGTCTGTTCCTGTTGATGCTCGCCATGTTTCCGGCCAACATCTACGCCTCACAGATGCCCGACACCCCGCCGTCCATGACGGCGAATCTATGCGTGCGCTCCGTCGAGGAGGTCGTCTACCTGGCCGCTGCCGTATTTGTCGCGGTCCGCGGTGGCTAA
- a CDS encoding TetR/AcrR family transcriptional regulator produces MARQSYHHGDLKSVILAQAAALVAERGADGMSLRELARAAGVSHAAPAHHFTDRRGLFTALATEGFALLAAALNEAKPDFADAARAYVQFALDQPGYYAVMFDKMLYDAADPALRAAEAEAAAELTGGVATLADPNAQRDPAGAALAAWSLVHGFALLTLNGAVTADDPVDTAERLARILFSA; encoded by the coding sequence ATGGCCCGGCAGAGCTACCACCACGGCGATCTGAAGTCCGTCATCCTGGCGCAGGCGGCGGCGCTGGTCGCCGAGCGCGGTGCCGACGGCATGTCGCTGCGCGAACTGGCCCGCGCCGCCGGGGTGTCGCATGCGGCACCCGCGCACCACTTCACGGACCGGCGTGGGTTGTTCACCGCACTGGCGACCGAAGGCTTCGCGCTGCTGGCCGCAGCGCTCAATGAGGCCAAGCCCGACTTCGCCGACGCCGCAAGGGCTTACGTGCAGTTCGCCCTCGACCAGCCCGGTTACTACGCGGTGATGTTCGACAAGATGCTCTACGACGCCGCCGACCCGGCCCTGCGTGCCGCCGAAGCCGAGGCCGCGGCCGAGCTCACGGGCGGCGTCGCGACCCTGGCCGATCCCAACGCCCAGCGCGACCCCGCCGGCGCGGCCCTGGCTGCCTGGTCCCTCGTGCACGGCTTCGCGCTGCTGACGCTCAACGGCGCGGTCACCGCTGACGACCCTGTCGACACTGCCGAGCGCCTCGCCCGAATCCTGTTCTCCGCCTGA
- a CDS encoding DUF2334 domain-containing protein, with amino-acid sequence MAGQLIVSISGIRDRTLGDVADFCTELDARRIPASLLVAPRLKGGYRLDRDAATVDWLTTRRAGGAAVVLHGFDEAASKKRRGEFAALPAHEANLRLMGADRVLEHLGLRTRLFAAPGWTASQGTVTALPRNGFRMLAGDSGITDLVRSTTLRARVLGIGEGFLIEPWWCRTLVLAAERTARRGGTVRLAVAAGQLRRIGPRQAMLDAIDLSLMHGCAPAAYEWTARPALNEAA; translated from the coding sequence ATGGCTGGCCAATTGATCGTCTCGATCTCGGGCATCCGGGACCGCACGCTGGGCGACGTCGCCGACTTCTGTACCGAGCTCGATGCGCGCCGGATCCCCGCGTCGCTGCTGGTGGCCCCGCGGCTCAAGGGTGGTTACCGCCTGGACCGCGACGCCGCCACGGTCGACTGGCTGACCACTCGCCGCGCCGGCGGCGCCGCGGTAGTCCTGCACGGATTCGACGAAGCGGCCAGCAAGAAACGTCGCGGCGAATTCGCCGCCCTGCCCGCCCACGAGGCCAACCTGCGGCTCATGGGCGCCGACCGAGTGCTCGAACACCTCGGTCTGCGCACCCGGCTGTTCGCCGCACCCGGCTGGACGGCGTCACAGGGCACCGTGACGGCATTGCCGCGCAACGGTTTCCGGATGCTGGCCGGGGACAGCGGGATCACCGATCTGGTGCGGTCGACAACGCTGCGGGCCCGGGTTCTCGGCATCGGCGAGGGCTTTCTCATCGAACCCTGGTGGTGTCGGACGCTGGTACTGGCTGCCGAGCGGACGGCGCGCCGTGGCGGCACCGTCCGGCTGGCGGTGGCCGCCGGCCAGCTGCGCCGGATCGGGCCGCGGCAGGCGATGCTCGACGCCATCGATCTGTCGCTCATGCACGGCTGCGCCCCCGCAGCCTACGAGTGGACGGCGCGCCCGGCATTGAACGAGGCAGCCTGA
- a CDS encoding FAD-binding dehydrogenase, translated as MDADVIVVGAGLAGLVAAAELLERGRSVLIVDQENEANIGGQAFWSFGGLFFVDSAEQRRVGIRDSYERALQDWLRTAGFDRDEDHWPEQWARAYVDFAAGEKRSWLRERGLQTFALVGWAERGGWDGKGPGNSVPRFHITWGTGPALVDVFARRVVGHPKVKFAHRHRVDELIVDGDAVSGGSGSAVTGVRGAVLEPSATARGEASSRNAVGEFEFRAQAVIVASGGIGGNHDLVRQNWPKRMGRVPGQLLSGVPAHVDGRMLGISEAAGASVINNDRMWHYTEGITNYDPVWPLHGIRILPGPSSLWLDATGKKLPDPLYPGYDTLGTLEYICQTGYDYTWFVLDQSIIAKEFGLSGQEQNPDLTGKNLREVLARSRNGGPAPVRAFVDKGVDFVSANTLRDLVTAMNNVPDVVPLDYATVEAEVAARDKEMTSKLTSDGQTVAYRAARSYLPDRLARIAGPHRLTDPKAGPMIAVKLHILTRKSLGGLHTDLDSRVLTPAGGVLDGLYAAGEAAGFGGGGVHGYRALEGTFLGGCIFSGRAAGRAAAAAVG; from the coding sequence ATGGATGCTGATGTCATCGTCGTGGGGGCGGGGCTCGCCGGGCTGGTTGCCGCCGCTGAACTGCTGGAGCGTGGTCGGTCGGTTCTGATCGTCGACCAGGAGAACGAGGCCAACATCGGCGGCCAGGCGTTCTGGTCGTTCGGCGGACTGTTCTTCGTCGACAGCGCCGAACAGCGCCGCGTCGGTATCCGAGACAGCTACGAGCGGGCGCTGCAGGATTGGCTGCGCACGGCGGGATTCGACCGCGACGAGGATCACTGGCCCGAGCAGTGGGCGCGGGCCTACGTCGACTTCGCCGCAGGCGAGAAGCGCAGCTGGCTGCGGGAACGTGGCCTGCAGACGTTCGCGTTGGTCGGCTGGGCCGAACGCGGCGGCTGGGACGGCAAAGGGCCGGGCAACTCGGTGCCGCGCTTCCACATCACCTGGGGCACGGGCCCGGCCTTGGTCGACGTCTTCGCCCGACGCGTCGTCGGCCATCCCAAAGTGAAGTTCGCTCATCGGCATCGGGTCGACGAGCTCATCGTCGACGGCGATGCCGTCAGTGGTGGGAGCGGCAGCGCCGTCACCGGTGTGCGGGGCGCGGTGCTGGAACCGTCGGCCACTGCCCGCGGTGAAGCGTCGTCACGTAACGCCGTGGGGGAGTTCGAATTCCGGGCGCAGGCGGTTATCGTCGCCAGCGGCGGCATCGGCGGCAACCACGACCTGGTGCGCCAGAACTGGCCCAAGCGCATGGGCCGCGTGCCCGGGCAGCTGCTGTCGGGCGTGCCTGCGCACGTCGACGGCCGCATGCTCGGCATCAGCGAAGCCGCCGGCGCCAGCGTCATCAACAACGACCGGATGTGGCACTACACCGAGGGCATCACCAACTACGACCCGGTGTGGCCGCTGCACGGCATCCGCATCCTGCCGGGCCCGTCGTCGCTGTGGCTGGACGCCACCGGCAAGAAGTTGCCCGACCCGTTGTACCCCGGCTACGACACCCTCGGCACGCTGGAGTACATCTGCCAAACCGGCTACGACTACACGTGGTTCGTGCTCGACCAGAGCATCATCGCCAAGGAGTTCGGGCTGTCCGGCCAGGAGCAGAATCCCGACCTCACCGGCAAGAACCTGCGGGAAGTGCTGGCGCGCAGCCGAAATGGCGGGCCCGCTCCGGTCCGTGCGTTTGTGGACAAGGGTGTGGACTTCGTGTCGGCGAACACGTTGCGGGACTTGGTGACGGCCATGAACAACGTGCCCGACGTCGTGCCGCTGGACTACGCGACCGTCGAAGCCGAGGTCGCCGCCCGCGACAAAGAGATGACCAGCAAGCTCACCAGCGACGGCCAGACCGTCGCCTACCGGGCCGCGCGTTCCTACCTGCCGGACCGGCTGGCCCGGATCGCCGGCCCGCATCGGCTGACCGATCCCAAGGCCGGCCCGATGATCGCCGTCAAGCTGCACATCCTGACCCGAAAGTCATTGGGCGGCTTGCACACCGACCTGGACTCCCGGGTGCTGACGCCGGCGGGCGGAGTGCTCGACGGCCTGTACGCCGCTGGTGAGGCAGCCGGTTTCGGTGGCGGCGGGGTGCACGGCTACCGGGCGCTGGAAGGCACCTTCCTGGGTGGCTGCATCTTCTCGGGCCGGGCTGCCGGACGTGCCGCGGCGGCTGCCGTGGGCTGA
- a CDS encoding phosphatase PAP2 family protein, translating to MDRWFMETSQELLGPHPHWMLLLNRVRVLVPLYLLAIAIPLWRRERRLATVAALCPVISIIGAKVLKVLFGRPWYGENLAYPSGHTTVAITVAAMLVLAIGIHPWSVTLAVIGAAIPSIGMASNGLHYFTDIIGGTLYATSMVCLAILAAGPQALHHSRIRGASHWENGSVRR from the coding sequence GTGGATCGCTGGTTCATGGAGACGTCGCAAGAACTGCTCGGCCCGCACCCGCACTGGATGCTGCTGCTGAATCGGGTGCGCGTGCTGGTGCCGCTCTACCTGCTGGCGATCGCCATCCCGCTGTGGCGGCGCGAGCGGCGGCTGGCCACCGTGGCCGCGCTGTGCCCCGTCATCTCGATCATCGGCGCGAAGGTGCTCAAGGTGCTGTTCGGCCGACCCTGGTACGGCGAGAATCTCGCGTATCCCAGCGGCCACACCACGGTGGCGATCACCGTCGCAGCCATGCTGGTGCTCGCGATCGGGATTCACCCGTGGAGTGTCACCCTCGCCGTGATCGGTGCCGCCATCCCCTCCATCGGGATGGCCAGCAACGGCCTCCATTACTTCACCGACATCATTGGCGGCACGCTCTATGCGACGTCGATGGTGTGCCTGGCCATTCTGGCGGCTGGGCCACAGGCGTTGCACCATTCACGAATCAGGGGCGCCTCGCACTGGGAAAATGGAAGTGTTCGGCGGTAA
- a CDS encoding MBL fold metallo-hydrolase, translating into MELTHFGHSCLLARFVADGAADGQAATVLFDPGTFSHGFEGITGLDAILITHQHPDHADPVRLPALVEANPQAKLYADPMTAAQLGGSWQAVHVGDTLSIGHLTVRGAGGKHAVIHPDIPIIDNISYLVGDAGHAARLMHPGDALFVPDEPVEVLAAPAAAPWMKIAEAVDFLRAVAPQHAVPIHQGVVAEQAKGIYYGRLDEMTSTDFRVLTPEQETRF; encoded by the coding sequence ATGGAGCTGACGCACTTCGGACATTCCTGCCTGTTGGCCCGCTTCGTGGCCGACGGTGCCGCCGACGGCCAAGCGGCGACGGTCCTGTTCGACCCCGGCACCTTCTCGCACGGGTTCGAGGGCATCACCGGACTGGACGCCATCCTGATCACCCATCAGCACCCCGACCACGCCGACCCAGTGCGCCTCCCGGCTCTGGTCGAGGCAAACCCACAGGCCAAGCTGTATGCCGACCCGATGACCGCGGCGCAGTTGGGCGGCTCGTGGCAGGCGGTACACGTGGGCGACACCCTGTCGATCGGGCACCTGACGGTGCGCGGCGCCGGCGGTAAGCACGCCGTGATCCACCCGGACATCCCGATCATCGACAACATCTCGTACCTGGTCGGTGATGCTGGTCACGCCGCCCGTCTGATGCACCCCGGCGACGCGTTGTTCGTGCCCGACGAGCCGGTCGAGGTGCTGGCCGCGCCGGCCGCCGCGCCGTGGATGAAGATCGCCGAGGCCGTCGACTTTCTGCGCGCGGTCGCGCCCCAGCATGCGGTGCCGATCCATCAGGGCGTCGTCGCCGAGCAGGCCAAGGGCATCTACTACGGCCGGCTCGACGAGATGACATCCACTGACTTCCGGGTACTGACGCCCGAGCAGGAGACGCGGTTCTGA
- the purS gene encoding phosphoribosylformylglycinamidine synthase subunit PurS, with the protein MARVVVHVMPKAEILDPQGQAIVGALGRLGITGVSDVRQGKRFELEVDDSVSDETLEHVAETLLANTVIEDFSVHRENA; encoded by the coding sequence GTGGCCCGCGTCGTTGTGCACGTGATGCCCAAGGCCGAGATTCTGGACCCGCAAGGCCAGGCGATCGTGGGAGCGCTGGGGCGCCTCGGGATCACCGGAGTGTCCGACGTCCGGCAGGGCAAGCGGTTCGAGCTCGAGGTTGACGACAGCGTGTCCGACGAGACGCTGGAGCACGTCGCCGAGACGCTCCTGGCCAACACCGTCATCGAGGACTTCTCGGTGCACCGGGAGAACGCATGA
- the purQ gene encoding phosphoribosylformylglycinamidine synthase subunit PurQ, translating into MTTKVGVITFPGTLDDVDAARAVRAVGGEAVSLWHADPDLKGVDAVIVPGGFSYGDYLRCGAIAKFAPVMTSVVEAAGKGMPVLGICNGFQVLCEAGLLPGALTRNEGLHFICRDVWLEVTATSTAWSSRYESGADILIPLKSGEGRYVASETVLDELEGEGRVVFRYRDNMNGSMRSIAGVSSANGRVVGLMPHPEHATEALTGPSDDGLGIFFSALDAVLSA; encoded by the coding sequence ATGACCACGAAGGTTGGTGTCATCACCTTCCCCGGCACGCTCGACGACGTCGATGCGGCTCGTGCGGTCCGGGCTGTCGGCGGCGAGGCGGTCAGCCTCTGGCACGCCGATCCCGACCTCAAGGGCGTCGACGCCGTCATCGTGCCCGGCGGCTTCTCCTACGGTGACTACCTGCGCTGTGGCGCCATCGCCAAATTCGCGCCCGTCATGACGTCGGTCGTGGAAGCGGCCGGCAAAGGCATGCCCGTCCTCGGTATCTGCAACGGCTTCCAGGTCCTGTGCGAGGCCGGGCTGCTGCCGGGTGCGCTCACCCGCAACGAGGGTCTGCACTTCATCTGCCGCGACGTGTGGCTTGAGGTGACCGCGACGTCGACTGCCTGGAGCAGCCGCTACGAGTCCGGCGCCGACATCCTGATCCCGCTGAAGTCGGGTGAAGGCCGGTACGTCGCTTCCGAGACCGTGCTCGACGAACTCGAGGGCGAAGGCCGCGTGGTCTTCCGCTACCGCGACAACATGAACGGCTCGATGCGCTCGATCGCCGGGGTCAGCTCGGCCAACGGCCGCGTCGTCGGCCTGATGCCGCACCCCGAGCACGCCACCGAAGCTCTCACCGGCCCGTCGGACGACGGTCTCGGCATCTTCTTCTCGGCGCTCGACGCGGTCCTGAGCGCCTGA
- a CDS encoding family 1 encapsulin nanocompartment shell protein codes for MNNLYRELAPITSVAWAQIEEEAARTFKRHIAGRRVVDVSEPNGPTTAAVSTGHLVDVASPGDGVQAQLRQSRPLVRLRVPFTVSRTAIDDVERGAQDSDWDPVKDAAKKLAFSEDRAIFEGYPAAQIEGIRAASSNPALALPSDPRGYPDVISQALSELRLAGVDGPYSVLLSADAYTKVSETTEHGYPLLEHLNRLVDGDIIWAPAIDGAFVLSTRGGDFDLQLGTDVTIGYLSHDADTVQLYLQETLTFLCYTAEASVALDS; via the coding sequence ATGAACAACCTGTACCGCGAGCTGGCTCCCATCACCTCGGTCGCATGGGCACAGATCGAGGAGGAAGCGGCCCGCACCTTCAAGCGGCACATCGCCGGTCGCCGGGTGGTCGACGTGAGCGAGCCGAACGGTCCGACGACCGCCGCGGTCAGCACGGGACACCTCGTCGACGTCGCCTCGCCCGGTGACGGTGTGCAGGCGCAGCTGCGCCAGTCACGGCCGCTGGTGCGGCTGCGGGTGCCGTTCACGGTGTCGCGCACGGCCATCGACGACGTGGAGCGCGGCGCACAGGACTCCGACTGGGACCCGGTCAAGGACGCCGCCAAGAAGCTCGCGTTCTCCGAGGACCGCGCCATCTTCGAGGGCTACCCGGCCGCTCAGATCGAGGGCATCCGGGCCGCCAGTTCCAACCCCGCGCTGGCGCTGCCGAGCGACCCGCGCGGCTACCCGGACGTGATCTCCCAGGCACTGTCGGAGCTGCGACTGGCCGGCGTGGACGGCCCGTATTCGGTGCTGCTGTCGGCGGACGCCTACACCAAGGTCAGTGAGACCACCGAGCACGGCTACCCGCTGCTCGAGCACCTCAACCGGCTGGTGGACGGCGACATCATCTGGGCGCCGGCGATCGACGGCGCGTTCGTATTGTCCACGCGCGGAGGCGATTTCGATCTGCAGCTGGGCACCGATGTGACCATCGGCTATCTGTCCCACGACGCCGATACGGTGCAGCTGTACCTGCAGGAGACGCTGACGTTCCTCTGCTACACCGCCGAGGCGTCGGTCGCGCTCGACAGCTGA
- a CDS encoding Dyp-type peroxidase has translation MCPARPQPVLTPLTSAAIFLIATIDEGAEPEVHEALAGLSGLVRAVGFRTPASRLSLVAGIGSEAWDRLFSGPRPAGLHRFPELHGTRHHAPSTPGDLLFHIRANAMDVCFELASQILKSLDGAVTVIDEVHGFKFFENRDLLGFVDGTENPDGPDAVVAAQVGDEDPEFAGGSYVHVQKYLHDMASWESLSVTEQERVIGRSKLEDIEMADNVKPPNSHVALNVIEDADGNQLQIVRANMPFGRVGSGEFGTYYIAYSADPGVTERMLRNMFIGDPPGNTDRILDFSTAVTGVLFFTPTVDFLDDPPPLPAAPPAEPEPKSPGILSIGSLKGKAQ, from the coding sequence GTGTGTCCCGCACGGCCTCAGCCCGTACTCACCCCGTTGACGTCCGCCGCGATCTTCCTCATCGCCACCATCGATGAGGGCGCCGAGCCAGAAGTGCACGAAGCGCTCGCCGGGCTGTCCGGACTCGTTCGGGCAGTTGGATTCCGCACGCCCGCAAGCCGTCTGAGCCTGGTGGCCGGGATCGGCTCGGAGGCGTGGGATCGCTTGTTCAGCGGTCCGCGCCCGGCCGGCCTCCACCGGTTTCCCGAATTGCACGGCACCCGTCACCACGCCCCGTCGACGCCGGGCGATCTGCTGTTCCACATCCGGGCCAACGCCATGGACGTCTGTTTCGAACTGGCGAGCCAGATTCTGAAATCGCTCGACGGCGCGGTGACGGTGATCGACGAGGTACACGGCTTCAAGTTCTTCGAGAATCGCGACCTGTTGGGTTTCGTCGACGGCACCGAGAACCCGGACGGTCCGGATGCCGTGGTCGCGGCCCAGGTCGGTGACGAGGACCCCGAATTCGCCGGTGGCAGTTACGTTCACGTGCAGAAGTACCTGCACGACATGGCGTCGTGGGAGTCGCTCAGCGTCACCGAGCAGGAACGGGTGATCGGCCGCAGCAAGCTCGAGGACATCGAGATGGCCGACAACGTCAAGCCGCCCAACTCGCACGTCGCACTCAACGTGATCGAAGACGCCGACGGCAACCAGCTGCAGATCGTCCGGGCCAACATGCCGTTCGGCCGCGTCGGCTCAGGCGAATTCGGCACGTACTACATCGCCTATTCGGCTGACCCGGGAGTCACCGAGCGCATGCTGCGAAACATGTTCATCGGCGATCCGCCGGGCAACACCGATCGCATCCTGGATTTCTCCACCGCGGTCACCGGCGTGTTGTTCTTCACTCCCACAGTGGATTTCCTCGACGACCCGCCGCCCCTGCCCGCGGCGCCACCGGCCGAACCCGAACCCAAGTCCCCCGGCATACTGTCCATCGGCAGTCTGAAAGGTAAAGCGCAATGA
- a CDS encoding M18 family aminopeptidase, giving the protein MTGATAAGLCGFIDASPSPFHVCATVAARLTAAGFTELAETDAWPSAAGGGSSTGAGKYFTVRAGSLVAWKATDAPLPFRIVGGHTDSPNLRVKQHPDRFVSGWQVVALEPYGGAWLNSWLDRDLGISGRLSVRRGNAVADVLVRIDDPILRVPQLAIHLSDDRKGVSLDPQRHVNAVWGVGTGTRDFVSYVAEHAGVDGADVLGADLMTHDLTPSRLIGADSELISAPRLDNQGTCYAGLEAFLAADPARHIPVLALFDHEEVGSTSDHGAQSDLLPTVLERIVLVAGGTREDLLRRLAGSLVASGDMAHATHPNYPERHEPGHLIEVNGGPVLKVQPNLRYATDGRTAAAFALACAQAGVPLQRYEHRADLPCGSTIGPMTAARTGIPTVDVGAAQLAMHSAREVMGALDVPAYAAALHAFLSPA; this is encoded by the coding sequence ATGACCGGAGCTACTGCCGCGGGCCTCTGCGGATTCATCGACGCGTCGCCCTCGCCGTTCCACGTGTGCGCGACGGTGGCCGCGCGTCTGACGGCCGCCGGCTTCACGGAACTGGCCGAGACGGACGCGTGGCCTTCCGCGGCGGGCGGCGGGTCGAGCACGGGCGCGGGCAAGTACTTCACGGTGCGGGCCGGCTCCTTGGTGGCGTGGAAAGCGACCGACGCGCCGTTGCCCTTCCGCATCGTCGGCGGCCACACCGACAGCCCGAACCTGCGGGTCAAGCAGCACCCGGACCGGTTCGTCAGCGGCTGGCAGGTGGTGGCGCTGGAGCCGTACGGCGGCGCCTGGCTGAACTCCTGGCTGGACCGCGACCTCGGCATCAGCGGCCGGCTGTCGGTGCGGCGCGGCAATGCCGTGGCGGACGTCCTGGTCCGGATCGACGACCCGATCCTGCGGGTGCCGCAGCTGGCCATCCACTTGTCCGACGACCGCAAGGGCGTCAGCCTCGACCCGCAGCGGCACGTCAACGCGGTGTGGGGGGTCGGGACCGGAACCCGCGACTTCGTGAGCTACGTTGCCGAGCACGCGGGCGTGGACGGCGCCGACGTCCTGGGCGCCGACCTGATGACCCATGACCTGACGCCGTCCCGGCTGATCGGCGCCGACAGCGAGCTCATCAGCGCCCCCCGGCTCGACAACCAGGGCACCTGCTACGCCGGGCTGGAGGCATTCCTGGCCGCCGACCCCGCGCGGCACATACCGGTGCTCGCGCTGTTCGACCACGAAGAAGTCGGGTCGACGTCCGATCATGGTGCGCAGTCCGACCTGCTGCCGACGGTGCTGGAACGCATTGTCCTGGTCGCCGGTGGCACGCGGGAAGACCTGCTGCGCCGGCTGGCCGGGTCGCTGGTGGCCTCCGGCGACATGGCGCACGCCACCCACCCGAACTACCCGGAGCGGCACGAGCCGGGCCACCTCATCGAAGTGAACGGCGGCCCGGTCCTCAAGGTGCAGCCGAACCTGCGGTACGCCACCGACGGCCGGACCGCCGCGGCATTCGCACTGGCCTGTGCCCAGGCCGGGGTGCCGCTGCAGCGCTACGAACACCGCGCCGACCTGCCGTGCGGCTCCACGATCGGCCCGATGACGGCCGCGCGCACCGGGATCCCGACCGTCGACGTCGGTGCCGCGCAACTGGCGATGCACTCGGCGCGGGAGGTGATGGGCGCGCTCGACGTGCCGGCCTATGCCGCGGCGCTGCACGCCTTCTTGTCACCGGCCTGA
- a CDS encoding VOC family protein — translation MALKVEMVTFDCADAQALAHWWAAQFGGTVQTLMPGEFFVVSLADGPNLGFQQVDDPTPGKNRLHLDFHLEGDIEPELERLKAAGATETERHAFGEVARWVVLADPEGNAFCIAGAA, via the coding sequence ATGGCACTCAAAGTGGAGATGGTCACCTTCGACTGCGCCGACGCGCAGGCGCTCGCCCACTGGTGGGCTGCGCAGTTCGGCGGCACGGTGCAGACCCTGATGCCGGGGGAGTTCTTCGTCGTCAGCCTGGCCGACGGTCCGAACCTGGGCTTCCAGCAGGTCGACGATCCGACGCCCGGCAAGAACCGGCTGCACCTGGACTTCCATCTGGAAGGCGACATCGAGCCCGAGCTCGAGCGGCTCAAGGCCGCCGGCGCGACCGAGACCGAGCGGCACGCCTTCGGCGAGGTGGCCCGCTGGGTGGTGCTGGCCGACCCTGAGGGCAATGCGTTCTGTATCGCCGGCGCGGCCTGA
- a CDS encoding DoxX family protein: protein MVDAKGASNARAAIAGRAKPEKIGLALSAVLVLFLLADAIPKIFGAQFARTATEAIGFPRYQTYVIGWVLLACIIAWVVPRTAVLGAVGLTAYLGGAVTIDMHQEAWFPVVFAVAFGLLIWAALILRRPALLKVLIGGSE from the coding sequence ATGGTTGACGCAAAGGGTGCTTCGAACGCGCGGGCCGCAATCGCCGGCCGTGCCAAACCGGAAAAGATCGGCCTGGCGCTGAGCGCGGTGCTCGTGTTGTTCCTGCTGGCCGATGCCATCCCGAAGATTTTCGGCGCGCAGTTCGCCCGCACGGCGACCGAGGCGATCGGCTTTCCGCGGTACCAGACCTACGTCATCGGATGGGTGCTGCTCGCCTGCATCATCGCCTGGGTTGTGCCCCGCACAGCAGTGCTGGGCGCGGTCGGGCTGACGGCCTATCTCGGCGGCGCAGTGACCATCGATATGCACCAGGAGGCGTGGTTCCCGGTGGTCTTCGCCGTGGCCTTCGGCCTGTTGATCTGGGCGGCTCTCATTCTGCGGCGTCCCGCGCTGCTCAAGGTACTGATCGGCGGGAGCGAGTAG